A segment of the Panicum hallii strain FIL2 chromosome 1, PHallii_v3.1, whole genome shotgun sequence genome:
TGAATAAGCGGTTTTAACTAAAATTACAAACACTAAGTTAATTAAAACTAAgtaaatttaattagtaacataAGTGAGCTCCTATTTTTACTAAATCATATCACTAGTgggcaacctagggtgacaagtaGCAAATCAATCTCTAGTAAGGTAAAGAGCTCAATGTAAAATGCAAGAATAAATTGAGCAAAGAAGTAACTGGGCACGAGACAAGAATTTtccccgtggtgtcgatgactcgccagtcacccctaatccataTTGAGGTGGATTCAAAGCTTCAACctctcctctatcaagaacacTTCTAGATCTTGAGCCAGCTTGAATCTATGAACCTCTCAAAACCTCGattccactagagttgctcttcaccactccggcgaGGTGAGCACAAGAACCTCTCACAACCAAACCGGAGCTCCTCCACAGTCTTCTTGAAGGGCTCAACGgtttcaccttctccaagccgtctatgAGAcagcaacctccaagagtaaacAAGACGATGACGCTTACTTGAAGATTTTCTAGtaccacaaagctcaaactcttgatgcaatgcactaggatgctcccacactctcaaaaatgcaacaaccaagcaaagtgagtgagagggaggagggagctggCTCTAATATGTCAAGAAAGCTTTTTAAAGTGCCAAGCAAGTCCCCCACGCTTGGGCAATGGGACATATATAGCCTACTCCTCGAAATCTAGCCATTACACTTCAAACCCGTGAACGCCTcacaaaaaccggaccgtctgCCATTCAAACCCAATGGCTAGAAATGCAATAATTGCATGTCACAGTCGACCGTTACAGCTCTATCAGACCGTCCGCCTCACAGAGCGCAGACTGTCCGTCGTACAAAGACCCCGATCACATAAAACACTCCTTGTTATGTTTGATTTCAAATGTTAGCCGACAGACCGTCCGACGTACATCTTTGCAGCACCACCAGAACCAACACTGTTTCTGGACAAACTTTTCATAGGCCGGTGGACCGTCCGCCACATAAGGCCGGACTGTCCGCCCTTCAACAATTTCGGGCACCAAACTTTGACCGACCCATTCGGTCACCCCTCGAAAGGACACATTGAATCAATCAGTGGTCTTTGGCTAAAGAACCAAGTTAGATGATGGACCGTCCACTTCCCTTGAGCGGATCGTCCGCCGTTCACCATTCAGCTCCCACCAGAAGCACCAAGTTTCTGTCCAAGATTGTGTTAAGGTGGCGGACCATCCGCTCCCCTAGTTCGGACTGTCCGCCTCAGCGTGTGAGCTCACATTTTGAATTCCAAGTAACCAATTCTCAAACAAAGTCAACTCATGCATGCAATGCAATTTCGTGAGCAATATGGCACTACAGAACCATCAAGCAAAGGCAcaatgacccctcttgatagtacggctatttATCCTATTAATCCGATCATTTctcatccactaaacaccttaTGACCAGCAAAAATAGAAAAGCCCTATcgtatacctttgccttgagcataTCCATTCTACATCATCTCCAAGTGTCTTCATGACATCAATTTATGCTCATCTCTCTTGGaccaacctatactcatttctTCTCAAAGAAATTGTTAGTCCACTatgttgtcattaattaccaaaactcaatttaggggcctagatacTTTCAACGGGGAGGAAGCATTGCCCGAGGCACACCGCACACTCAAAAGTGTTGGGTGGCATTGACACACGCAGAGGTAGAGAGGTCTTGTGGATGGGTGCCTCTCTGGGACAAATACCAAAAATAGGGAATTACTATCGAAATTccaaaaaaggaaaagaaaaaggggaaggCTTTTCTCTTCGTTGCCTTGGAGTTAGAGGCTATATGAGGTAAGTCTATGGGATGTCTATGTCTATATTGAAGTTTGTTTGATAGACTAAGGCTCAAATAGGATTTAGTTAGAATAGCTAGGTCATGGTGTGGCTATGCCATTTGGACCTCATTTTGGCCTAAACTTTTGACTAAATATTCTTTAGTTGAGTAGGAGCTTAAGAAGCTCCTAATATTTTAGTCTAATTTCAAGTCTTTTAGCTTATAATTGTTCCATAATGAATATGATATTTTCTAGTAACATGGATGGAGGGAGAAGATTTTTGTTGAGCAGGACAAGGGAGAACAAAGAAGACACCCAAATACACCATTCACCTTTCTTTCATTTTTGCAGTCCTTGTTGGTTCATCATCTACCACTTTCTATTTGCAAATGCAAAAAAATAGACACATAAGGAAAATAGATATAAAGTCCCAACCATACCTAAAATAGAGCAGGAAAAAGAACAAAAGTAAAAGATGATGTTGTTCTGATAAGTGAGGAATTGGTAAAATGTTGAATATGGAACAAGCTCTATGCTGGTCTGGACTGACTACGGATGCTAGAAGCATTACTAGTATCATGATGCCACTACGATGGATCGATTAGGATGCTGGATCAAATGCTCCATTCTCCTTTTCTCTTCCTTTGATTACTTTCATCTACAAGGACGACACATCATTGTCTCTTCAACAAGTCAGCTCCCGACACCGGCTGCCCCTTGGCTGGCTGATCGGCGATGGTGGAGGCTGACACCCAAGGGGAGCTCAGGAAGGACTCATCGACCATATCGGAGAGTGAGGACATTTGCTCTAATGGTGCTATGTAGTCACCATCAGTGTTCAGGAACAACAGCTCGTCCTCGCTAGCTATCTCCATGTCCTCCACCATCAGCTCGTCCTTGTCCTCATCATCGTCCTGCTCCATGGATGGCATGCATAGCGGCATCATGGGAGAGAGCCCTGCAGTCGACATGGTTGTCAGGCTGGGGATTGGCTGATGGTGTTGCATGTTACTGGTGTCGGCGCCACCCACAACCACAGATGGCGGCGGCAATGGTGCTGCCGAGGAGGGGAACATGTGGAGGGTGGTCCTAGCAAGCGAGTTGCTGTGGGTGGGCATCGCGTGGTTATGCTCGCTGATGTAGGTGAGGATGAAGGTGTTGGGATCCAAGTGGCTACGCTCCACCTGCTTTCGTGCCGTGCACCCCTTGATGCTGCTGCACCGGTAGTATCCCCTGTTAAATAAACATAACAGCCAGTGAGATTGAGTTGCTCTGACCCGGCGATCACGCTAGACATTCTCTCGACTCAAGAAGCTAAAGGAGAAGGGATTTCATCTAACCTTGGGTAGGGAGAGCCCTTGATAGGCTTCTGGCCGTACTTGCGCCATGCCCACACGTCCGATGATGAGCCGTCCGCCGGAACGTGGCGGACCACCTTCTTCATCTGGTTCCTCCTAGAGTGCAAGGAAATAGCATTAGCAACTCACAAGAAATCTATGTTGTAAAGTCAAATGAATAAAGAAATACTGCCATTTCCATATGGAGAAGGGAGAAACACTCAAGAAACACGTACCTTCTCTTAGGGTTTGGCAAGCCACCGAGCACCGGCCACACGCTCGGCAGCACCCTCGTCAGAGTGGAAGGCAGAGCGGTGCGCACCTGGGGTGGTGGCACGTCCATAGCTGTCACCA
Coding sequences within it:
- the LOC112878186 gene encoding probable WRKY transcription factor 27, which produces MEEERHFNNCDLGVVKCMGSLHRLSPPRQADIPFAALLPPQTQTQKEKTMMPAPAPEPAKKPDADAGWRFPDVCTGSRQDGDELLKDLLAAHPPLPLPSPRSPPPLPPQQQQQLVVTAMDVPPPQVRTALPSTLTRVLPSVWPVLGGLPNPKRRRNQMKKVVRHVPADGSSSDVWAWRKYGQKPIKGSPYPRGYYRCSSIKGCTARKQVERSHLDPNTFILTYISEHNHAMPTHSNSLARTTLHMFPSSAAPLPPPSVVVGGADTSNMQHHQPIPSLTTMSTAGLSPMMPLCMPSMEQDDDEDKDELMVEDMEIASEDELLFLNTDGDYIAPLEQMSSLSDMVDESFLSSPWVSASTIADQPAKGQPVSGADLLKRQ